Proteins from one Nicotiana tabacum cultivar K326 chromosome 23, ASM71507v2, whole genome shotgun sequence genomic window:
- the LOC107766721 gene encoding uncharacterized protein LOC107766721: MIEKAVRKLNGCVRQVENLRPSGAFEQDILTQAKVLLMQDLNFKKGFKFDHVWAITKEFEKFNDGDFGRKKTRKQGYANISSDSENPIPDSPYLSSPNLSSFSLNLNEDVAGDSTSS; encoded by the exons ATGATTGAGAAGGCGGTAAGAAAATTAAACGGATGTGTACGTCAAGTAGAAAATTTGCGTCCTAGTGGTGCTTTTGAGCAGGATATT CTTACACAAGCAAAAGTTTTACTTATGCAAGATCTGAACTTCAAAAAGGGCTTTAAATTTGATCATGTGTGGGCTATAACGAAGGAGTTTGAGAAGTTTAACGATGGCgattttggaaggaaaaaaacaagaaagcaaggcTATGCTAATATATCATCGGACTCTGAGAATCCTATCCCTGATTCACCCTATCTATCATCCCCTAACTTATCATCATTTTCACTAAATTTAAATGAGGATGTTGCAGGTGATTCCACATCATCATAA
- the LOC107766854 gene encoding mechanosensitive ion channel protein 1, mitochondrial: MAAIRFSTLTRTLSSSLRLANQVDVRPSFACVNSNHYARETAYSKSYAAPKCFDMRGIHSACVPNHVTPYLSGLFDNKNLRGSISIVGTSPIWNSRWYSSSVNSKGDILKGSEVSAGATGSDMDTSGVGGSEWIGKVKEAWQRTIDAVTYTGEKAKEASSEMTPYVEQVLDAHPYLRDVIVPVGGTLIGTLMAWIVMPRLLRRFHKYSMQGPAALLPGSSIWGQVPYEKSIWGAMEDPVRYLITFMAFSQIAVMVAPSTVASQYLLQTWRGAAILSFVWFLQRWKTNVISRALVVKSLEKGDRDRLLTLDRISSVGLFILGLMTLAEVCGVAVQSILTVGGIGGVATAFAARDILGNVLSGLSVQLSQPFSVGDTIKAGSVEGQVVEMGLTTTSLLTAEKFPVIVPNSLFSSQVIVNKSRAQWRALVTTVPFQVEDFDKILQISDDVKNMLKSNPSVFLEKEAPYCYLSKIEKTYAELTLGCNLRYASKDKLFSTQQDILLQAARIIKQHGGKLADPWTQ; the protein is encoded by the exons ATGGCAGCAATTAGGTTTTCAACGTTGACAAGAACCCTTAGTTCCTCTTTAAGATTAGCAAATCAGGTTGATGTCAGACCTTCATTCGCTTGTGTAAATAGTAATCACTACGCTAGAGAAACCGCCTATTCCAAAAGCTATGCTGCCCCCAAATGTTTCGATATGAGGGGTATACACTCTGCTTGTGTGCCCAATCATGTTACTCCATATCTTAGTGGGCTATTTGATAATAAAAATTTGAGGGGAAGTATCTCAATTGTTGGGACTAGCCCCATATGGAATAGTCGATGGTATTCATCGTCTGTTAATAGTAAAGGAGATATTCTTAAGGGTTCAGAAGTTTCAGCTGGTGCAACTGGGTCTGATATGGATACAAGTGGTGTTGGTGGAAGTGAATGGATTGGTAAGGTTAAGGAAGCTTGGCAAAGAACCATAGATGCTGTGACTTATACTGGGGAAAAGGCGAAAGAGGCATCTTCTGAAATGACTCCTTATGTTGAACAAGTGCTTGATGCGCACCCTTATTTGAGAGATGTAATTGTTCCGGTTGGTGGCACTTTAATTGGTACCTTGATGGCTTGGATCGTGATGCCAAGGCTTTTGAGGAGATTTCACAAGTACTCAATGCAAGGCCCAGCTGCTTTGCTGCCTGGAAGCTCAATATGGGGGCAAGTTCCTTATGAGAAAAGTATTTGGGGTGCTATGGAGGACCCCGTTCGATATTTGATCACCTTCATGGCATTTTCACAGAT CGCGGTGATGGTGGCACCAAGCACTGTCGCATCACAATACCTTCTTCAGACTTGGAGAGGTGCTGCTATTCTTTCATTTGTCTGGTTTCTACAGCGATGGAAAACAAATGTGATCAGCAGAGCTTTGGTTGTCAAGAGCCTTGAAAAAGGTGACCGTGATCGGTTGTTAACTTTGGACAGAATCTCTTCCGTTGGCCTCTTCATCCTTGGGCTAATGACTTTAGCTGAAGTTTGTGGAGTAGCCGTACAGTCTATTCTGACTGTTGGTGGAATTGGAG GGGTGGCTACTGCTTTTGCTGCTAGAGACATCCTTGGTAATGTTCTCAGTGGACTCTCCGTACAGCTTTCACAACCTTTTTCAGTTGGCGACACGataaaa GCTGGATCAGTGGAAGGTCAAGTGgttgaaatggggctcaccaccACATCATTGTTGACTGCAGAAAAGTTTCCCGTTATTGTCCCAAATTCACTATTTTCTAGCCAG GTGATTGTGAATAAATCACGTGCTCAATGGCGTGCCTTGGTCACTACAGTTCCTTTCCAAGTTGAAGACTTCGATAAGATTCTCCAGATTTCAGATGATGTAAAAAACATGCTCAAATCTAATCCAAGTGTTTTCTTGGAAAAGGAGGCACCATACTGCTACTTGTCTAAAATAGAAAAAACATATGCAGAGCTGACTCTTGGGTGCAACTTAAGATATGCA AGCAAGGACAAATTGTTTTCAACACAGCAGGATATTCTTCTGCAAGCAGCCCGAATAATTAAGCAACATGGGGGCAAACTGGCTGATCCATGGACTCAGTGA